Within the Montipora foliosa isolate CH-2021 chromosome 11, ASM3666993v2, whole genome shotgun sequence genome, the region CATCAGATGGTCTAGTGTTATCCTTTTTCTCACTCATTGACACTTATTCACTCCCTGAAAAAATTCgaagttgtttttgtatcaGGAAGATGTATAAATTTTAAACATACTTTTTCTTTACACTATACTTATTTTAAGCAACACCTCTATCACTTGGGAATattaagcccttggtatgttatcaggcattttgatttggtggcattgtaactgaaactaaatatgagtgaccccagcttgaacacagacggtcctctgacaccagccatgaaatctcagacagtgacccggttatggttcctgtaaacatcctataacagtcacaatacagagagttgctgaactgtattcagtctTTATTCAACAAAGTTAACTTCTGTAATTGTGTGGAATGACCTGATAGATTGTACGGAgaatgacctgggattggttgatcatcacgGCTATGTGGGCCTTGGGAAGCGGgaaagtggcacaagcaccaagtggagcgcactacactctccacccagcttggggtcacatggctggcatcatttggccatctatccttaatctgtatttcttttttgaaacaggtgttatgaagagaggtgttgctttcccactAACCTTAATATCCAATTTTTACTACAATCTTTCTGAGTCTATTCATCTATTGATGTAACACACTCTTTGGGTGTTATCCAGGCAAACTTTGTTGTCATTGGTGAGCTGTGCctttttgcaattcagtcctaattCTGCAAGTAAAGgttgattagcactgccaattactattattttttttataaactaCAATCGATGCGAGTCTATTCacctattgatgtacacacactAATCGTGTGTTATCGAGGAAAACTTTACTGTCATTAATGATGCTTGCAGTGTGTTTTGTTTaatctgtgatgatcagattgtgtactgttttgtcaagttttgctgggTGGTTTCATCAAGAGATGCAGTTATCACCAGGCTGCAGATCATTATCAGAGTCCATGCACATTGACACTATGTCACTAGTAGCAGTCGCTTGTAATATCacagcaaactggcaattaatgcacaaaatttgatgctttaaaaaccaaacccatATTATCTTTCAAGAGAATTCGCAGGAACGGTGAAATTTGTAAAACTCTTGCCTTCCATCAATATGCTTTCATGGCTTTGTCACCACAATCATCCTAGAGATTTTAGCATCTCATTGTCTAGTGTTATCCTTTTTCTCACTCATTGACACTTATTCACTCCCTGAAAAAgtttgaagttgtttttgtatcaggaagatgtttaattttaaacatacttTTTCTTTACACTATATTAGAAATTAAGCAACACCTCTATCACTTGGGAATattaagcccttggtatgttatcaggcattttgatttggtggcattgtaactgaaactaaatatgagtgaccccagcttgaacacagacggtcctctgacaccagccatgaaatctcagacagcgacccggttatgaTTCCTGTAAACATCCTATAACAGTCATAATACAGAGAactgctgaactgtattcagcctgtattcaacaaagttaaCTACTGTAATTGTGTGGAATGACCTGATAGATTGTATTCAGCATGACCTAAgattggttgatcatcacgGCTATATGGGCCTTGGGAAGCGCAaaagtggcacaagcaccaagtggagcgcactagactctccacccagcttggggtcacgtggcttgcatcatttggccatctatccttactctatattttttttatgaaacaggtgctatgaagagaggtgttgctttcccactAACCTTAATATCCAATTTTTACTACAATCTTTCTGAGTCTATTCATCTATTGATGTAACACACTCTTTGGGTGTTATCCAGGCAAACTTTGTTGTCATTGGTGAGCTGTGCctttttgcaattcagtcctaattCTGCAAGTAAAGgttgattagcactgccaattactattattttttttgtaaactaCAATCGATGCGAGTCTATTCacctattgatgtacacacactAATCGTGTGTTATCGAGGAAAACTTTACTGTCATTCGTGATGCTTGCAGTGTGTTTTGTTTaatctgtgatgatcagattatgtactgttttgtcaagttttgctgggTGGTTTCATCAAGAGATGCAGTTATCACCAGGCTGCAGATCATTATCAGAGTCCATGCACATTGACACTATGTCACTAGTAGCAGTCGCTTGTAATATCacagcaaactggcaattaatgcacaaaatttgatgctttaaaaaccaaacccatATTATCTTTCAAGAGAATTCGCAGGAACGGTGAAATTTGTAAAACTCTTTCCTTCCATCAATATGCTTTCATGGCTTTGTCACTACAATCATCCTAGAGATTTTAGCATCTCATTGCCTAGTGTTATTCTTTTTCTCACTCATTGACACTCTTTCACTCCCTGAAAAAgtttgaagttgtttttgtatcaGGAAGATGTTTAATAGACAAATTCGGCTAACGCGCCCTCGTTTGTCACGTGACCTGAATTGGGTAAAACAACAAACACACGTGTTGGTAGTTATAGTAGCCATGCCTCACTATTGTTGCGCCGGAGAATGCTATAATAGCTCTAATCAAAAGGGTCTCTCGTGGCATAAATTACCAGTAGATCGGCCGACCTTATTGTCTGTCTGGATAACGAAAATGAGACGAGATCCTCTATATTTTAACGTTAACGAGCACACCAAGATATGCGGCGAACACTTTGTAATAGGAGACTACGTGAATCCTTATTCAGTGAAAAAACGACTCAAGGATGATGCAGTTCCTTCGATTTTTGCGTGGAATAAAGATAAAAATCAGTCTAAGAAAAGACGTTCTGTTACCGAAAAGCTGGAGGGAATCAGAACTGAGGAGGATGAAGCAACAGACACTGCATCCGAGGAAGAAGGCGACCCCGTCACAAGCAGTTCTGGAAAAGACCTTGGTTTAGTTTCACGAAAAACACAAACATATGAAGATGACATGTGCACTTCGTCAGATGATCATTGGCGAATTCCCTGCTTACATAAATTTTCTGTAGGTCATTTGCTTTCGAAATGCACGACGCCTAAGAAAGAGGAAAAGCTGTTTACTCACTTTGCTGGATTTAATTCTCATGCTGAGTTCATGAACACGTTGCAGTTTTTACTACCAAACTTAGATAGAAAACTGTTAATTTACTGGGATAGTGAAACAAGACAAACTACTGTCATTGATAcagaaacaatgtttgatggtgAATGTGATGACCCAGACGATTTTAACGATGAAGAACAAAATTACACCTGTTTAACACGTCCTACAGCACAGAAACTACCCGTTGAGGATGAGTACCTTCTTGTTTTAATGAAACTTCGAATGGGTTTAAGCGTCGTTGATCTGGGAGAAAGGTTCAATATTGCCGAGAGTACAGTTAATAACATATTCCTTACCTGGATAAACTACCTGTTTGTCACACTTGGAAGCATTAAAATTTGGCCACATAGAgatattattttacaaaacgCACCTGCAGAATTCTTGGAGAAGTATCCAAATAACGTTGTCATTATTGATGCAACTGAACTGAAGATTGAAGTCCCAAGTGCACTTCAGAAGCACAGTGAAAGTTATAGTACATATAAGTCTCACACAACATTAAAATGTCTTCTTGGTGTTGATCCCAAAGGTGGGATCATGTTTGTATCTCAACTTTATGAGGGCTCTATTAGTGATAAGCAAATAGTTCAGAGAAGTGGTTTCTTAGATATCCTAGATAAAAAAGTAATGGTtggtgaaataaaaaaaggggaTGCCATCATGGCTGACAAAGGTTTTGATATTCAAAATGATTTAAAGAAACTAGGTTTGCAACTTAATATCCCTCCCTTTTTGAAAGACAAGGTTGGTTTTGAAGAAGATGATGTTATTAAAACCCAAACAATTGCAAGGCACCGCATACATGTGGAGAGAGCTATTTGCAAGGTTAGAAGATTCCGAATATTTCATTCAGTCATTCCAGTTTCTATGTTGGGATGTATAAATCAAATATGGACAGTGGCTTGCCTATTGTCAAATTTCCAAAACCCCGTCCTTGCATGACCTAATAGTATCAATAACAACAACGCTATTTTTTCAAGTAAACAATGTATTCTAAGAAAACTTCTgggtttctttttaaaatctacTTTAATTTACCAAAAGAtagatgatttttttaaatgttaattCGGCTGGCAGAGTTGACCATGTTACATGacataaacaatagaccattttcaatatattaaaatccaTACTTGGCTGTGAggcttgggaaaaaaaaaaaaaagaaatgtatactTATTCATTGCTGATCTTTAgaatgatttcttttcttttattccaCCAAGCTAGCCTCGCAGCCAAgtatgaattttaatatatcaacaTTGATCTGTTAATAAACGTTGCACTAGTTGACTGTTACTATGAAATAGATGTATCTGTACTGCTTAAAAGTGCAATTAAGCAACTCGGTTTCCTTGAGGACTATGTGTGGCTACCTACAAGTGCTAATTCTTCATTGGTTCTTGAACAGCTTTGAGCTCTCTTTGCTTTCCCAACAATAAATGAAAGTGCAGAATTGAAAAAGAAGTTCTTCAATTTGGGCAGTAGCTCATTTTCCCAGTAATCAGAATCAAATTGAATTCTGTCCACACATATTTCATTAGAGTCTGACAAATATACACAAAAATCACACCATGGTAACCCAGTGAGGGCCAACTGCCCTTGTACTTGAGCGTAATAGGAATGGGTTTTCTTAAGGAAAAAATCAGCTCCGACTTTTTCAATATAAAAGTCTGGATCTGATGATGCTTGATCAAGTGTATCCCCTCGTTTTGAATAAGGACACTTTATCTCCAGCAATACAAATTTGCTGCTTGATGATGGATCAAACACTTTTCCATCTGGGGTTGCACCAAGATAAGGAAATTTTGGATGAACGGAAATACCAGCATCAAATATTGCAAAACCTGGTACTTGCTGTTGCATTTTTCTGGCATATATTGTTCgtgcaactttttcttttcccttcccATGTGAAATAGCTCTTACATTAGACAAATCCTTGGGGCAAAAAATACTTTTCAGCATTGACTCTGAAGGCCTCTGAATCCTTGAATaaacttttccaaaatttgatgcAGTAAGCCTGAACTGATGCTGTTCCACCCATTCAGCAGATTCACCCTGCAACACTGTTCTCTGTTCTAAAGAGTAAGACTCACTTTTATCTATCACTATGTGGTCAGTGAAGAAAGAAGTCAGGTCAGGCTGGTTTAACATGTTCAGTTCAGTCAAATCAAAGGATGTCTTGTCATCAATACCAACTGGAAGATCAATAAACTCAGAACACTGCACGGCAGTAACAAAACTGCCCCTTATACGGTTACTAACAAATCTTGTGTTGGGTCGACCATGGTTCTGTAACTGATATGCCAAGCAAGCACCAAGCGGAACATTTCCAAATACTGTGTTCATCGATAAAGATGGTTCTTGATCActtaataaataagaaaatgggGGAGGGATTTCTCTCCGTTTCAGATTATCGACCTGCTCCATCACATGGCACATTGGAAGACATTTTCTAATAGCAGGGCTCCTTGCATCGTACAATTTACATTTGACAGgatctctctttctttctccaACACGATCAGTTTCAGCACGGGCATAATGAGTCCCCATCACTGGTAACGGGCAGATGGAAGAAGCTCTGGGGATATGCCACGATTGAGGGCGACTCGTACAAGTAACGTCACTAGGGATATCTTTAATGTCTAAACATGAATAATCATTTAGTTGATATAACAATGCCAAAACATGATTACAGTGTCCACCGCTTCCTCCTTTACAAGAGCAAGGTGCTCTGGAAACTGATGCCTTATCATTATCTTCctttaaaattaatgataaataaTGCGGATCCTCACTCTTACGAAGCGATCGATAGCACCGTGCTTTCACATAAAAATCGCCGGATTCCTCGCACGTGTAGATATCGTAAACATACCCTTCTCGAAAGAACTTGTAGCTCTTTTCACCGGCATTTTTCTTTCCTCCTTGTGCAAGCCAGTCTAAACAAGTCAAAATACTGATTTTAGGGAAATTTCTCAAGGTTTTTGACCAATTTCTGTTCTCACTAAAGTAATAACACAAACAGCACTGCACATGACTCCGACAACAAAAGCatacagccgccattttgaactgATATAAACACCCAATTCAAGTCACGTGACATTTTAGCCGAATGTGTCTATTTTAAACATACTTTTTCTTTACACTATACTAGAAATTAAGCAACACCTCTTTCACTTGGGAATattaagcccttggtatgttatcaggcattttgatttggtggcattgtaactgaaactaaatctgagtgaccccagcttgaacacagacggtcctctgacaccagccatgaaatctcagacagcgacccggttatggttcctgtaaacatcctataacagtcacaatacagagaactgctgaactgtattcagcctgtattcaacaaagttaactactgtaattgtgtggaatgacctgatagattgtacggagcatgacctgggattggttgatcatcacgGCTATGTGAGCCTTGGAAAGCGCgaaagtggcacaagcaccaagtggagcgcactagactctccacccagcttggggtcacatggctggcatcatttggccatctatccttaaTCTATATTTCTTTTATGAAACAAGTGCTATGAAGATaggtgttgctttcccactAACCTTAATATCCAATTTTTACTACAATCTTTCTGAGTCTATTCATCTATTGATGTAACACACTCTTCGGGTGTTATCCAGGCAAACTTTGTTGTGATTAGTGAGCTGTgcccttttgcaattcagtcctaatcCTGCAAGTAAaaggtgattagcactgccaattactattattttattataaactACAATCGATGCGAGTCTATTCacctattgatgtacacacactAATCACTTGTTATCGAGGCAAACTTAACTGTCATTCGTGATGCTTGCAGTGTGTTTTGTTTaatctgtgatgatcagattatgtactgttttgtcaagttttgctgggTGGTTTCATCAAGAGATGCAGTTATCACCAGGCTGCAGATCATTATCAGAGTCCATGCACATTGACACTATGTCACTAGTAGCAGTCGCTTGTAATATCacagcaaactggcaattaatgcacaaaatttgatgctttgaaaaccaaacccaTATTATCTTTCAAGACAATTTGCAGGAACGGTGAAGTTTGTAAAACTCCCTCCTTCCATCAATATGCTTGCATGACTTTGACTTCATAAAGTCACCACAATCATCAAACAGAGTTTAGCATGAGATTGTCTAGTTTTATCCTGTTTCTCACTCACAGACACTTATTCACTCcctgaaaaaaattgaagttgtttttgtatcaGGAAGATGTTTAATTGTTAAACAGACTTTTTCTTTACACTATACTAGAAATTAAGCAGCACCTCCATCACTTGGGAATATTAGGCCggtggcatcatttggccatccatccttactcgatatttgttttatgaaacaggtgctatgaagagaggtgttgctttcccactAACCTTAATATCCAAATTTACTACTGTAACAATCTTTCTGAGTCTGTTCATCTATTGATGTAACACACTCTTCGCGTGTTATCCAGGCAAACTTTCTTGTCATTGGTAAGCTGTtcccttttgcaattcagtcctaattCTGCAAGTAAAgagtgattagcactgccaattactattattttattataaactACAATCGATGGGAGTCTATTCACCTATTGATGTACAGTCACTAATTACGTGTTATCCAGGCAAACTTTACTGTCATTCGTGATGCTTGCAGTGTGTTTTGTTTaatctgtgatgatcagattatgtacttttttgtcaagttttgctgggTGGTTTTATCAAGAGATGCAGTTATCACCAGACTGATCATTATCAAAGTCCATGCACATTATGTCTTTAGTAGCAGTCGCTTTTAATATCACAGCAAACTGACAATTAATGCACAAAATTtgatgctttgaaaaccaaacccaTATTATCTATCAAGAGAATTTGCAGGAACGGTGAAGTTTGTAAAACACTTGCCTTCCATCAATATGCTTGCATGGCTTTGTCACCACAATCATCCAACAGATTTTAGCATCAGATTGTCTAGTGTTATCCTTTTTCTCACTCATTGACACTTATTCACTCcctgaaaaaaattgaagttgtttttgtatcaGGAAGATGTTTAATTGTTAAACAGACTTTTTCTTTACACTATACTAGAAATTAAGCAACACCTCTATCACGTAGGAATAgtaagcccttggtatgttatcaggcattttgatttggtggcattgtaactgaaactaaatctgagtgaccctAGCTTGAACACAGACGTGGTCCtatgacaccagccatgaaatctcagacagcgacccggttatggttcTTGTAAACATGCtataacagtcacaatacagagagttgCTGAACTGTATTTAGcttgtattcaacaaagttgactactgtaattgtgtgcaatgacctgataaattgtatggagcatgacctgggattggttgatcattACAGCTATGTGGCCCTTATGAAGCGCGAAACTGGCACAAGCACCACGTGGAGCGtgctagactctccacccagcttggggtcacctggctggcatcatttggccatgcatctatccttactcgatatttgttttataaGACAGGTGcaatgaagagaggtgttgctttcccactAACCTTAATATCCAATTTTTACTACAATCTTTCCGAGTCTATTCACCTATTGATGTAACACACTCTTCGCGTGTTATCCAGGCAAACTTTGTTGTCATTGGTAAGCTGTTCCCTTTTGCGATTGAGATCTTActctgcaagtaaagggtgattagcactgccaattactattattttattataaattaCAATCGATGCGAGTCTATTCACCTCTTGATGTACCGTACACACACTAATCACGTGTTATCCAAGCAAACTTTACTGTCATTGATGATGCTTGCAATGTGTTTTGTTTTatctgtgatgatcagattatgtactgttttgtcaagttttgctgggTGGTTTTATCAAGAGATGCAGTTATTACCAGGCTGATCATTATCAAAATCCATGCAGATTGACACTATGTCACTAGTAGCATTCGCTTGTAATATCACAGCAAAGTGGCAATTAATGCACAAAACTtgatgctttgaaaaccaaacccaTATTATCTTTCAAGAGAATTTGCAAGAGAATTTTCAAGAGAACTCTTGCCTTCCACCAATCTGCTTGCATGGCTTTGACTCCATAAAGTCACCACAATCATCAAACAGATTTTAGCATGACATTGtctagttttatcctttttcttacTCATTGACACTTATTCACTCcctgaaaaaaatttgaagttgtttttgtatcaGGAAGATTTTTAATTGTTAAACGGACTTTTTCTAAGCAATACCTCCATCACCTGAGAATattaagcccttggtatgtcatcaggcattttgatttggtggcattgtaactgaaactaaatctgagtgaccccagcttgaacacagacgtGGTCCtatgacaccagccatgaaatctcagacagcgacccggttatggttcctgtaaacatcctataacagtcacaatacagagagctgctgaactgaaTTTAGCcggtat harbors:
- the LOC137976595 gene encoding uncharacterized protein, whose protein sequence is MRRDPLYFNVNEHTKICGEHFVIGDYVNPYSVKKRLKDDAVPSIFAWNKDKNQSKKRRSVTEKLEGIRTEEDEATDTASEEEGDPVTSSSGKDLGLVSRKTQTYEDDMCTSSDDHWRIPCLHKFSVGHLLSKCTTPKKEEKLFTHFAGFNSHAEFMNTLQFLLPNLDRKLLIYWDSETRQTTVIDTETMFDGECDDPDDFNDEEQNYTCLTRPTAQKLPVEDEYLLVLMKLRMGLSVVDLGERFNIAESTVNNIFLTWINYLFVTLGSIKIWPHRDIILQNAPAEFLEKYPNNVVIIDATELKIEVPSALQKHSESYSTYKSHTTLKCLLGVDPKGGIMFVSQLYEGSISDKQIVQRSGFLDILDKKVMVGEIKKGDAIMADKGFDIQNDLKKLGLQLNIPPFLKDKVGFEEDDVIKTQTIARHRIHVERAICKVRRFRIFHSVIPVSMLGCINQIWTVACLLSNFQNPVLA